One genomic segment of Erythrobacter sp. THAF29 includes these proteins:
- a CDS encoding polysaccharide biosynthesis/export family protein, whose protein sequence is MIFKKMPFLAALAALALGGCASTDRTYGAAPEVEVADLTSLPEPEVIEFYTLGPQEKVEIAVIGAESLSGTFLTDRNGNIDYPLLGVVAVGGLSPDEAARMIADGLRGRYLRDPQVRLIPAELPGSTISVGGQVNRPGTYEVPGKLTLLRAVNQAGGLGEYAKDDDVLIMRTVNGQSYIGLYNIGAIQRGNYADPAVYPNDVVMVGDSPGRRRIDRIIDTVAPVLSTTAIILNVLTR, encoded by the coding sequence ATGATTTTTAAGAAAATGCCTTTTCTAGCCGCACTAGCAGCGCTCGCGCTGGGTGGCTGTGCAAGCACCGATCGTACATATGGTGCGGCACCCGAAGTTGAGGTTGCCGACCTTACTTCGCTTCCCGAACCCGAAGTGATCGAATTCTACACGCTCGGGCCGCAGGAGAAGGTCGAAATTGCCGTTATTGGTGCCGAATCTTTGAGCGGCACCTTCCTCACCGATCGTAACGGGAACATCGACTATCCGCTGCTCGGTGTGGTCGCCGTGGGCGGTCTGTCGCCCGATGAAGCCGCGCGCATGATCGCCGACGGCCTGCGCGGCAGGTATCTGCGCGATCCGCAAGTACGCCTGATCCCGGCCGAGCTTCCGGGCAGCACGATCTCGGTCGGCGGACAGGTCAATCGTCCTGGTACATACGAGGTGCCCGGCAAACTCACTCTTCTTCGCGCAGTCAACCAGGCCGGCGGCCTCGGTGAGTATGCGAAAGACGATGACGTGCTGATCATGCGGACCGTGAATGGCCAGAGCTATATCGGGCTGTACAATATCGGTGCGATCCAGCGCGGCAATTATGCCGATCCCGCAGTGTATCCGAACGACGTCGTAATGGTTGGCGATTCGCCCGGACGCCGCCGGATCGACCGCATCATCGATACCGTCGCGCCGGTCCTGTCGACCACTGCCATCATTCTAAACGTCCTCACCCGGTAA
- a CDS encoding O-antigen ligase, with protein MSSSTFAPTRSIAREPSRLQALIWLGLFAGAAALLGGSSRFDAVHIAALRPVAALFLIPAFYWISREKLGEARAPMTMLALMALWTALQLVPLPPSIWQALPGRGVIAELDALHGLEGNWRPISYVPMRGFNALFALVVPAAGALLLLALRPGIWAVFWAIAALGVVDAALGLAQILFGPGNPLYFYTHTNAGAAVGIFANENHSGVFSALALLVIARLGLDRSRPGRSRLSSIALTAAFVLVLLALLVSASRAALGVGLAALLASSLMALLWSRRAELARAKSGGMAFFARNPRTALIVGVAVVFALLYALMQFERAPGVIDTFEQSAFEDLRWRIVPILSEMMSRHWLVGTGFGTFDALYLLYEPTEFMGPAYVNQAHNDWAQLVIEGGLPAVALIAAFSIWAMLAIRGLFAREPEALARCVFWCAIAAILAVASLFDYPLRTPTFQLVAAWLVIALALERRNASKQH; from the coding sequence ATGAGCTCTTCCACCTTCGCCCCGACCCGTTCGATCGCGCGCGAGCCATCGCGACTGCAGGCGTTGATCTGGCTCGGCCTGTTTGCAGGCGCCGCAGCGCTGCTTGGCGGAAGTTCGCGCTTCGATGCGGTACATATTGCTGCGCTGCGCCCGGTCGCAGCTCTCTTCCTGATCCCGGCGTTCTACTGGATTTCGCGCGAGAAACTGGGCGAGGCACGTGCGCCTATGACGATGCTTGCGCTCATGGCGCTCTGGACCGCACTCCAGCTGGTGCCGCTGCCGCCGTCGATCTGGCAGGCTTTGCCCGGGCGCGGCGTCATCGCGGAACTCGACGCGCTGCATGGCCTCGAAGGCAATTGGCGGCCGATATCCTATGTTCCCATGCGTGGTTTCAACGCGCTGTTTGCGCTGGTCGTACCGGCGGCGGGCGCGCTGCTCCTGCTCGCGCTTCGGCCCGGTATCTGGGCCGTGTTCTGGGCTATTGCCGCTCTCGGCGTCGTCGATGCAGCCTTGGGGCTCGCACAGATTCTTTTCGGACCGGGAAACCCGCTCTATTTCTATACCCACACCAATGCCGGCGCGGCCGTGGGTATCTTCGCGAACGAGAATCATTCGGGCGTTTTTTCTGCGCTGGCGCTGCTCGTAATCGCGAGGTTGGGACTTGACCGAAGTCGCCCGGGCCGATCGCGCCTATCCTCGATTGCGTTGACAGCTGCTTTTGTGCTGGTCCTGCTTGCATTGCTGGTTAGCGCCTCGCGCGCCGCGCTGGGCGTCGGGCTCGCTGCATTGCTCGCGTCCTCCTTGATGGCACTGCTCTGGTCCCGCCGGGCCGAGCTGGCTCGCGCGAAGTCCGGCGGCATGGCCTTTTTCGCACGCAATCCGCGCACCGCGCTGATCGTGGGCGTCGCAGTGGTTTTCGCGCTGCTCTACGCACTGATGCAGTTCGAGCGCGCGCCCGGCGTGATAGATACATTCGAGCAATCGGCATTCGAGGACTTGCGCTGGCGCATCGTCCCGATCCTGAGCGAAATGATGTCCCGGCACTGGCTGGTCGGTACCGGTTTCGGGACTTTCGACGCGCTTTACTTGCTCTACGAGCCGACCGAATTCATGGGTCCGGCCTATGTGAACCAGGCGCACAATGACTGGGCGCAGCTCGTGATCGAGGGCGGATTGCCCGCCGTGGCACTCATTGCCGCTTTTTCGATCTGGGCGATGCTGGCCATTCGCGGCCTCTTTGCACGAGAGCCCGAGGCGCTCGCGCGATGCGTGTTCTGGTGCGCGATTGCAGCGATTCTCGCGGTCGCATCGCTGTTCGATTATCCATTGCGCACGCCTACGTTCCAGTTGGTCGCAGCATGGCTTGTCATCGCGCTAGCGCTTGAGCGACGTAATGCGAGCAAGCAACACTAG